One genomic segment of Drosophila melanogaster chromosome 3R includes these proteins:
- the CG3999 gene encoding uncharacterized protein, isoform A, whose amino-acid sequence MQRFLGRSSQSLLLRCGHRYLATTPVEEVIFPTKSDFPSRHIGPRKTDVVAMLDTLGFKSLAELTEKAVPQSIQLKRELDLDKPLNEHELIRRIRDISLKNQLWRSYIGMGYHNCHVPHTIIRNMFENPGWTTQYTPYQPEIAQGRLESLLNYQTLVTDLTGLDVANASLLDEGTAAAEAMCLATRHNKRKKLYLSNRVHPQTLSVVKTRTEALELEIVVGPIEQADLPSRELAGILLQYPDTYGDVKDFEDIAALAKKNGTLVVVATDLLSLTLLRPPAEFGADIAVGTSQRLGVPLGYGGPHAGFFACKQSLVRLMPGRMIGVTRDMDGNDAYRLALQTREQHIRRDKATSNICTAQALLANMSAMYAIYHGPEGLKAMANRIHHFTLTLQTGVLGAGHEVINKNFFDTLHIRLGGGQSLEDLKERAEHKRINLRYLEDDTVGVALDETVSVADVDDLLWVFKAEASVEHILARKDVLKNSIENSKFLRTSPYLQHPIFQSYHSESRMVRYMKKLENKDISLVHSMIPLGSCTMKLNSTTEMMPCSFRHFTDIHPFAPVEQAQGFHQMFKELEHDLCEITGYDRISFQPNSGAQGEYAGLRAIRSYHEHRNEGHRNICLIPISAHGTNPASAQMAGMKVEPIRILSNGSIDMAHLRAKAEEHAHELSCLMITYPSTMGVFEETVADICTLIHKHGGQVYLDGANMNAQVGLCRPGDYGSDVSHLNLHKTFCIPHGGGGPGMGPIGVKAHLAPYLPGHPVVSPLSSEEHSFGVVSAAPFGSSAILPISWSYIKLMGSRGLKRATQVAILNANYMSKRLEQHYKTLYKAPNSQLVAHEFILDIRDLKKSANIEAVDVAKRLMDYGFHAPTMSWPVAGTLMIEPTESEDKEELDRFCDAMISIREEIAEIEAGRMDKAVNPLKMSPHTQAQVISDKWDRPYTREQAAFPAIFVKPDAKIWPTVGRIDDAYGDKHLVCTCPPILPDL is encoded by the exons ATGCAGCGATTTTTGGGAAGGAGCAGCCAAAGCCTTTTGCTAAGATGTGGTCATCGCTATCTGGCCACCACTCCTGTGGAGGAGGTCATATTTCCCACCAAATCGGATTTTCCCAGTCGTCATATTGGGCCTCGAAAGACGGATGTGGTGGCCATGTTGGATACTTTGGGCTTCAAG TCCCTGGCGGAGCTCACAGAGAAAGCTGTGCCCCAGAGCATTCAACTGAAGAGGGAACTCGACCTGGACAAACCTCTGA ATGAGCACGAGCTAATCCGCCGAATTCGCGACATCTCGCTAAAGAATCAACTGTGGCGCTCCTACATCGGAATGGGTTACCACAACTGCCATGTGCCGCACACCATTATCCGGAATATGTTCGAGAATCCGGGTTGGACCACTCAGTACACCCCGTACCAGCCGGAAATCGCCCAGGGACGCTTGGAGTCGCTGCTGAACTATCAGACCCTGGTAACCGATCTCACCGGCTTGGATGTGGCCAATGCCTCGCTATTGGACGAGGGAACcgctgctgccgaggccatgTGCCTGGCCACCAGGCACAACAAGCGCAAAAAGCTCTACCTGTCGAACAGGGTGCATCCCCAGACGCTGTCCGTAGTCAAGACGCGAACGGAAGCCTTGGAGCTGGAAATCGTGGTGGGACCTATTGAACAGGCGGATCTGCCAAGCCGCGAATTGGCTGGCATTCTTCTCCAGTATCCAGATACTTATGGTGATGTCAAGGACTTCGAGGATATCGCAGCTTTGGCAAAGAAAAATGGG ACCCTCGTGGTGGTGGCGACCGATTTGTTGTCGTTAACCCTTCTGCGTCCTCCGGCGGAATTTGGAGCTGATATTGCAGTGGGAACCTCCCAGCGATTGGGAGTTCCTCTGGGATACGGTGGCCCCCATGCCGGATTTTTTGCCTGCAAGCAGAGCTTGGTGCGGCTAATGCCGGGAAGGATGATTGGCGTGACCAGGGATATGGACGGAAACGATGCCTATCGTCTGGCCCTGCAAACCAGGGAGCAGCATATCCGGCGGGATAAGGCAACAAGTAACATTTGCACGGCACAGGCTCTTCTGGCCAACATGTCGGCCATGTACGCCATCTACCACGGTCCGGAGGGTCTGAAAGCCATGGCCAATCGCATCCACCATTTCACGTTGACCCTTCAAACGGGTGTCCTGGGAGCGGGTCACGAAGTGATCAACAAGAACTTCTTCGACACACTTCACATTAGACTGGGTGGAGGTCAATCCCTTGAGGATCTCAAAGAGCGTGCCGAGCACAAGCGCATTAATCTCCGATATCTTGAAGATGACACTGTTGGCGTGGCCCTTGATGAAACGGTCAGTGTAGCCGATGTGGACGATCTGTTGTGGGTCTTCAAGGCAGAGGCATCTGTGGAACACATTCTGGCGCGTAAAGATGTCCTTAAGAACTCGATTGAGAACTCCAAGTTCCTGCGCACTTCGCCCTATCTGCAGCACCCTATTTTCCAGAGCTATCACAG CGAGTCCCGCATGGTGCGCTACATGAAAAAGCTGGAGAATAAGGACATCTCCCTGGTGCACTCCATGATCCCCCTGGGATCCTGCACTATGAAGCTGAACTCCACCACCGAGATGATGCCTTGTTCCTTCCGCCACTTCACCGATATCCATCCTTTTGCGCCGGTGGAACAAGCCCAGGGATTCCATCAGATGTTCAAGGAACTGGAGCATGACCTATGCGAGATTACAGGATACGATCGTATCTCCTTCCAGCCGAACTCGGGGGCCCAAGGAGAATATGCCGGACTGAGAGCCATCAGGAGCTACCATGAACACCGAAATGAAGGACACAGAAATATTTGTCTGATTCCAATTTCTGCCCACGGCACAAATCCAGCTTCTGCACAAATGGCGGGTATGAAGGTGGAGCCTATTAGAATTTTGTCGAATGGTTCCATCGACATGGCACACCTAAGAGCTAAGGCAGAGGAGCACGCCCACGAGTTGTCCTGCCTAATGATTACCTATCCATCGACAATGGGCGTGTTCGAGGAAACGGTTGCCGATATTTGCACCCTGATCCACAAGCATGGCGGACAGGTGTACCTGGATGGAGCCAACATGAATGCCCAGGTTGGGCTGTGTCGACCTGGAGATTATGGCAGCGATGTTTCGCATCTCAACCTGCACAAGACCTTCTGCATTCCgcatggtggtggtggtcctGGAATGGGTCCCATCGGCGTGAAAGCCCATTTGGCACCATACCTTCCTGGTCATCCTGTTGTCAGTCCGTTGAGCAGCGAGGAGCACAGTTTTGGAGTCGTATCCGCCGCTCCCTTCGGAAGCTCTGCCATTTTGCCCATATCCTGGTCGTACATTAAACTCATGGGCAGCAGGGGTTTGAAGAGAGCTACCCAGGTGGCCATTCTCAATGCAAACTACATGTCCAAGAGGCTGGAGCAGCATTACAAGACTCTCTACAAGGCACCCAACTCTCAGCTGGTTGCGCATGAGTTCATTTTGGATATACGCGACCTGAAGAAATCGGCCAATATCGAGGCAGTGGATGTGGCCAAGCGACTCATGGATTACGGCTTCCATGCACCAACTATGTCTTGGCCCGTCGCTGGAACCCTGATGATCGAGCCCACTGAATCGGAGGATAAGGAGGAGTTGGATAGGTTCTGTGATGCCATGATTTCCATTCGAGAGGAGATTGCCGAGATCGAGGCGGGTCGCATGGACAAGGCAGTCAATCCACTGAAGATGTCTCCTCACACCCAAGCTCAGGTGATCTCGGATAAGTGGGATCGACCATATACACGGGAGCAGGCTGCCTTCCCCGCC ATCTTTGTAAAACCAGATGCCAAGATCTGGCCCACTGTGGGCAGGATCGATGATGCCTATGGTGACAAGCACCTTGTGTGTACCTGTCCGCCAATACTGCCtgatttataa
- the Sirt6 gene encoding sirtuin 6 (unusual splice), translating into MSCNYADGLSAYDNKGILGAPESFDSDEVVAEKCQELAELIKKSGHVVLHTGAGISTSAGIPDFRGPKGVWTLEEKGEKPDFNVSFDEARPTKTHMAIIALIESGYVQYVISQNIDGLHLKSGLDRKYLSELHGNIYIEQCKKCRRQFVSPSAVETVGQKSLQRACKSSMDSKGRSCRSGILYDNVLDWEHDLPENDLEMGVMHSTVADLNIALGTTLQIVPSGDLPLKNLKCGGKFVICNLQPTKHDKKANLIISSYVDVVLSKVCKLLGVEIPEYSEASDPTKQSKPMEWTIPTSNVNTFHRQYKKYVKDSKIESKAKKTKYT; encoded by the exons ATGAGCTGCAACTACGCGGATGGATTGTCAGCCTACGACAACAAGGGAATTTTGGGAGCACCAGAGAGTTTCGACAGCGATGAGGTTGTGGCCGAAAAGTGCCAGGAATTGGCTGAATTGATCAAGAAATCGGGACACGTTGTCCTCCACACGGGAGCTGGGATCAGTACGTCTGCAGGAATTCCGGATTTCCGCGGACCCAAGGGCGTTTGGACCCTGGAGGAGAAGGGCGAGAAGCCGGACTTCAATGTTTCCTTCGATGAAGCCAGACCAACTAAAACCCACATGGCTATCATAGCCCTGATTGAAAGTGGCTATGTGCAGTACGTAATCTCACAGAATATTGATGGTCTCCACTTGAAATCCGGACTGGATCGGAAGTATCTTTCCGAATTGCACGGCAACATTTACATCGAACAGTGTAAGAAATGCAGACGGCAATTTGTGAGCCCATCTGCCGTGGAAACAGTGGGTCAAAAATCCCTGCAACGTGCCTGCAAGTCTTCAATGGATAGCAAAGGTCGTAGCTGTAGATCGGGAATCCTATACGATAACGTTCTGGACTGGGAGCACGATCTTCCCGAAAACGACCTCGAAATGGGTGTGATGCACTCCACCGTCGCTGACCTAAATATTGCGCTTGGAACCACTTTGCAGATCGTTCCCAGCGGAGACCTTCCTTTAAAGAATCTAAAATGCGGTGGAAAATTTGTCATTTGTAATCTGCAGCCCACAAAACATGACAAAAAGGCTAACTTAATCATATCCAGTTATGTGGATGTGGTTTTGTCCAAAGTTTGTAAACTATTGGGTGTTGAGATACCCGAATATTCGGAGGCTTCCGATCCTACAAAGCAGTCCAAGCCAATGGAGTGGACAATACCCACAAGCAATGTAAATACCTTTCACAGACAATATAAAAagtat gTAAAAGACTCAAAAATTGAATCTAAAGCTAAGAAAACAAAGTACACGTAA